A window from Balearica regulorum gibbericeps isolate bBalReg1 chromosome 1, bBalReg1.pri, whole genome shotgun sequence encodes these proteins:
- the LOC104639178 gene encoding LOW QUALITY PROTEIN: olfactory receptor 51G2-like (The sequence of the model RefSeq protein was modified relative to this genomic sequence to represent the inferred CDS: inserted 4 bases in 2 codons): MTNSSFLRPSTFLLSGIPGMESGNVLLAIPFCCMYTISILGNSAILFVIKAERSLHEPMYLLLCMLAVTELGVSLSTLPTVLRVLLFDSREIRFDACLAQMFFIHSFAILDSGVLWAMAFDCFMAIYNPLQYASILTNPRIGVIGLGLTVRSVSLLXSLPILLKNLLFCRSHVLAHSXCLHPNLLQLPCADIKVNSMYGLFVVLATVGLDLLCIILSYIIIIKTVLSIASKEERLKTLNTCVSHICAVLICYIPMIGWSMVYRFGKPASPLIHVLMANIYLLVPPVLNPIIYSVKTKWIRRGIHKLLTPRRR; this comes from the exons ATGACCAACAGTAGCTTCCTTAGACCTTCTACCTTCCTTCTATCAGGAATCCCAGGAATGGAAAGTGGGAATGTGTTGCTGGCCATCCCTTTCTGCTGCATGTACACTATTTCCATTCTGGGAAACAGTGCAATCCTCTTTGTCATCAAAGCAGAGCGCAGCCTCCATGAGCCCATGTACCTCCTCCTGTGCATGCTGGCTGTCACAGAGCTTGGTGTGTCTCTGTCTACGCTCCCCACAGTGCTGAGAGTGCTACTCTTTGATTCCCGGGAGATCAGGTTTGACGCCTGCCTCGCCCAGATGTTCTTCATTCACTCCTTCGCCATCCTGGACTCTGGGGTGCTGTGGGCCATGGCCTTCGACTGCTTCATGGCCATCTACAACCCCTTGCAGTATGCATCCATCCTGACCAACCCCAGGATAGGTGTCATCGGGCTGGGGCTGACAGTGAGGAGCGTTAGCCTCTT CTCCTTACCGATACTTCTGAAGAACCTGTTGTTCTGCAGGTCCCACGTGCTGGCTCACTC TTGTTTGCACCCCAACTTACTCCAGCTGCCCTGTGCAGATATCAAGGTGAATAGCATGTATGGCTTATTTGTTGTCCTGGCCACCGTTGGGCTAGACTTGCTGTGTATCATTCTGTCCTACATCATAATCATTAAGACTGTGCTGAGTATCGCATCCAAGGAAGAGCGTCTCAAGACCCTGAACACCTGCGTCTCTCATATCTGTGCTGTTCTGATTTGTTACATCCCAATGATTGGCTGGTCCATGGTGTACAGGTTTGGGAAACCTGCCTCTCCTCTGATTCATGTCCTAATGGCCAATATCTACCTCCTTGTACCCCCTGTGCTAAACCCCATTATTTACAGTGTAAAAACTAAATGGATCCGCAGAGGGATACACAAACTTCTCACTCCAAGAAGGCGCTGA
- the LOC104639176 gene encoding hemoglobin subunit beta: MVHWSAEEKQLITGLWSKVNVADCGAEALARLLIVYPWTQRFFASFGNLSSPTAILGNPMVRAHGKKVLTSFGEAVKNLDNIKKCFAQLSKLHCDKLHVDPENFRLLGDILIIVLAAHFAKDFTPACQSAWQKMVRVVAHALAHEYH, translated from the exons ATGGTGCACTGGTCAGCCGAAGAGAAGCAGCTCATCACCGGCCTCTGGAGCAAGGTCAACGTGGCCGATTGcggtgctgaggccctggccaG gctgctgaTCGTCTACCCCTGGACCCAGAGGTTCTTCGCTTCCTTCGGGAACCTCTCCAGCCCCACCGCCATCCTCGGCAACCCCATGGTCCGTGCTCATGGCAAGAAAGTGCTCACCTCCTTCGGGGAAGCCGTCAAGAACCTGGACAACATCAAGAAATGTTTTGCGCAGCTGAGCAAACTCCACTGCGACAAGCTGCACGTGGACCCCGAGAACTTCAGg CTTCTGGGTGACATCCTCATCATCGTCCTGGCTGCCCACTTTGCCAAGGACTTCACCCCTGCCTGCCAGTCCGCCTGGCAGAAGATGGTCCGTGTGGTGGCCCACGCGCTGGCCCACGAGTACCACTGA
- the LOC104639174 gene encoding hemoglobin subunit beta: MVHWSAEEKQLITGLWGKVNVADCGAEALARLLIVYPWTQRFFASFGNLSSPTAILGNPMVRAHGKKVLTSFGEAVKNLDNIKNTFAQLSELHCDKLHVDPENFRLLGDILIIVLAAHFAKDFTPDCQAAWQKLVRVVAHALARKYH, encoded by the exons ATGGTGCACTGGTCAGCCGAAGAGAAGCAGCTCATCACCGGCCTCTGGGGCAAGGTCAATGTGGCCGATTGCGGTGCCGAGGCCCTGGCCAG gctgctgaTCGTCTACCCCTGGACCCAGAGGTTCTTCGCTTCCTTCGGGAACCTCTCCAGCCCCACCGCCATCCTCGGCAACCCCATGGTCCGTGCTCATGGCAAGAAAGTGCTCACCTCCTTCGGGGAAGCCGTCAAGAACCTGGACAACATCAAGAACACCTTCGCCCAGCTGTCCGAGCTGCACTGCGACAAGCTGCACGTGGACCCCGAGAACTTCAGG CTCCTGGGTGACATCCTGATCATCGTCCTGGCTGCCCACTTCGCCAAGGATTTCACTCCCGACTGCCAGGCTGCCTGGCAAAAGCTGGTCCGCGTGGTCGCTCACGCTCTGGCCCGCAAGTACCACTAA
- the LOC104640000 gene encoding hemoglobin subunit rho, producing MVHWSAEEKQLITSLWGKVNVEECGAEALARLLIVYPWTQRFFDNFGNLSSPTAIIGNPKVRAHGKKVLTSFGEAVKNLDNLKATYSKLSELHCEKLHVDPENFRLLGDILIIVLAAHFAKDFTPACQATWQKLVGVVAHALAYKYH from the exons ATGGTGCACTGGTCAGCCGAAGAGAAGCAGCTCATCACCAGCCTCTGGGGCAAGGTCAACGTGGAGGAATGCGGCGCTGAGGCCCTGGCCAG gctgctgaTCGTCTACCCCTGGACCCAGAGGTTCTTTGATAACTTTGGGAACCTCTCCAGCCCCACTGCCATCATCGGCAACCCCAAGGTCCGCGCCCATGGCAAGAAAGTGCTCACCTCCTTCGGGGAAGCCGTCAAGAACCTGGACAACCTCAAGGCGACCTACTCCAAGCTGTCCGAGCTGCACTGCGAGAAGCTGCACGTGGACCCCGAGAACTTCAGG ctcctgGGAGACATCCTCATCATTGTGCTGGCCGCACACTTCGCCAAGGACTTCACTCCTGCCTGCCAGGCCACTTGGCAGAAGCTGGTCGGCGTGGTGGCCCATGCTCTGGCCTACAAGTACCATTAA
- the LOC104639175 gene encoding hemoglobin subunit epsilon, which produces MVHWSAEEKQLIASIWSKVNVEECGAEALARLLIVYPWTQRFFASFGNLSSPTAILGNPKVRAHGRKVLTSFGEAVKNLDNIKATYSKLSELHCEKLHVDPENFRLLGDILIIVLASHFARDFTPACQFAWQKLVNVVAHALARKYH; this is translated from the exons ATGGTGCACTGGTCAGCCGAAGAGAAGCAGCTCATCGCCAGCATCTGGAGCAAGGTCAACGTGGAGGAATGCGGCGCTGAGGCCCTGGCCAG gctgctgaTCGTCTACCCCTGGACCCAGAGGTTCTTTGCTTCCTTCGGGAACCTCTCCAGCCCCACCGCCATCCTCGGCAACCCCAAGGTCCGCGCCCACGGCAGGAAAGTGCTCACCTCCTTCGGGGAAGCCGTCAAGAACCTGGACAACATTAAGGCGACCTACTCCAAGCTGTCCGAGCTGCACTGTGAGAAGCTGCACGTGGACCCCGAGAACTTCAGG ctccttggAGACATCTTAATCATTGTCCTGGCTTCCCACTTCGCCAGGGATTTTACCCCTGCTTGCCAGTTTGCCTGGCAAAAGCTGGTCAATGTCGTGGCTCATGCTCTGGCCCGCAAGTACCACTGA